A DNA window from Rossellomorea marisflavi contains the following coding sequences:
- a CDS encoding ABC transporter permease, producing the protein MISVLQIIKEQLVNIHLIFRLSVYEIRGKYLMHYLGVVWQFLNPAIQISVYWLIFGVGIRSGGEVNGFPFFTFLIVGIIPWFFINPTINQGSNSVYKQVRLVSKMKFPISILPSVSIVSNLFNFIVMTLIMAVILHFKGIEPSIYLIQYPYYVFCMIVFLYATTLLFSTISTIVRDFQSLLQSTLRILFYLSPILWDIKMMPAFFDPIVKLNPIYYIIDGFRNTFLYQKWFFADLNIMFYFWVVTLLMLFVGAALHMKFRKKFIDYL; encoded by the coding sequence ATGATATCAGTCTTACAAATTATAAAAGAACAATTAGTAAATATTCATTTGATTTTCAGGCTTTCCGTGTATGAAATTAGAGGCAAGTATTTAATGCATTACTTAGGGGTAGTCTGGCAGTTCCTTAATCCAGCTATCCAAATTTCCGTATACTGGTTGATTTTCGGTGTAGGCATTCGAAGTGGAGGAGAGGTCAATGGCTTTCCTTTCTTTACTTTTTTAATAGTAGGGATTATTCCGTGGTTTTTCATCAACCCCACTATCAATCAGGGTTCCAACAGCGTATACAAGCAAGTAAGGCTAGTTTCTAAAATGAAATTCCCAATCAGTATACTTCCTTCTGTTAGCATAGTAAGCAATTTGTTTAATTTTATAGTCATGACCTTAATTATGGCAGTTATCCTGCATTTTAAAGGAATTGAACCAAGCATCTACTTAATTCAGTATCCCTACTATGTTTTTTGTATGATTGTATTCCTATATGCAACGACTTTATTGTTTTCAACAATATCGACTATTGTAAGGGATTTTCAATCGCTGTTGCAATCCACCTTAAGAATTCTGTTCTATTTATCTCCTATATTGTGGGACATAAAGATGATGCCGGCTTTCTTTGATCCCATCGTAAAGCTTAATCCAATTTATTATATTATTGATGGTTTTAGAAACACTTTTTTATATCAGAAATGGTTTTTTGCAGACCTGAATATCATGTTTTACTTCTGGGTGGTAACACTGCTAATGTTATTCGTCGGGGCAGCGCTCCACATGAAATTCAGAAAGAAGTTTATTGATTATTTGTAG
- a CDS encoding ATP-binding cassette domain-containing protein yields MKPKVKFENVSKSYVFYKKQFHKLLDLFRFRKKSKEFYALQGISFEVFHGESIGVVGINGSGKSTLSNLLAQVTEPTSGSIKLEGDSSLIAIAAGLNNNLSGLENIELKCLMLGIHKSKIEELIPEIIEFADVGEFISQPVKNYSSGMKSRLGFAISAYTNPDIVIIDEALSVGDSTFYEKCLKKIEEFKRQGKTIFFISHSIGQIRSFSDRVMWLHFGKLKEFGDKKEVLQNYKEFISWFNELSEVDKKQYRKDNLSSQLDFGGSDRLGKRTKKIRVSKRIRDISMIFFGVMLLTFAVLQMFEVKTSGFINTIYDQTLDRGGETPDQSIPQEIIPEILEEEAIASKEKVKIFKDRELKGDTEEIPFGTEVFAKEKIGKEYSIEYNGQLYYTKNTNVEILKESKDFDVSVRDMLEFLPEIFTNSYSYYLAFLEATHDEIKDKLLELTDEGSDDFGRDYLEYSFDKVTYHFNEDGKADSITIQDIDLNNDFLNQLLQESSVVSNQNRLYYLTTKEYKIVINAEDRTMKLTLRKEKGD; encoded by the coding sequence ATGAAGCCAAAAGTGAAATTTGAGAATGTTTCCAAGAGTTATGTATTCTATAAAAAACAGTTTCATAAATTGCTGGATTTATTTAGATTTAGGAAGAAATCCAAAGAGTTTTACGCACTTCAAGGTATATCGTTTGAGGTTTTTCATGGAGAAAGCATTGGGGTAGTGGGGATTAACGGTTCTGGTAAGTCAACACTTTCAAACCTTCTTGCTCAAGTGACAGAACCTACTTCAGGTTCAATTAAGTTAGAGGGGGACTCTTCTCTTATTGCTATTGCCGCTGGATTAAACAATAATCTTAGTGGCCTTGAAAATATTGAATTGAAGTGTTTAATGCTTGGTATCCATAAAAGTAAAATTGAAGAATTAATCCCGGAAATTATTGAATTTGCAGATGTCGGAGAATTTATCAGCCAGCCTGTTAAAAACTACTCAAGTGGGATGAAATCGCGATTAGGTTTTGCTATTTCTGCTTATACGAATCCGGACATAGTGATAATTGATGAAGCTTTATCGGTGGGAGACAGCACATTCTATGAGAAGTGCTTGAAAAAGATTGAAGAGTTCAAAAGACAGGGAAAGACCATCTTTTTTATAAGTCATTCTATTGGACAAATACGCTCATTTTCAGACCGGGTTATGTGGCTACACTTTGGGAAGTTAAAAGAATTTGGTGATAAAAAGGAAGTTCTTCAGAACTATAAAGAGTTTATCAGTTGGTTTAACGAGCTTAGTGAAGTTGATAAAAAGCAATATAGGAAAGATAATCTTTCGAGTCAACTGGACTTTGGTGGAAGTGATCGATTAGGCAAGAGAACCAAAAAAATTCGTGTGTCAAAACGAATAAGAGATATATCAATGATCTTTTTTGGTGTCATGCTCTTAACTTTTGCAGTATTACAAATGTTTGAAGTGAAGACATCTGGATTTATCAATACTATCTACGATCAGACGTTAGATCGAGGTGGTGAGACACCTGATCAGTCCATACCCCAAGAAATAATACCGGAAATACTAGAGGAAGAGGCGATTGCATCTAAAGAGAAGGTAAAGATATTTAAGGATCGCGAATTAAAAGGGGATACTGAAGAGATTCCCTTTGGTACTGAAGTATTTGCAAAAGAGAAAATAGGGAAAGAGTACTCTATAGAGTATAACGGTCAACTCTATTACACCAAAAATACAAATGTAGAAATTCTCAAGGAATCTAAAGATTTCGACGTATCTGTTAGAGATATGTTAGAATTCCTTCCGGAAATATTCACTAATTCATATAGTTATTATCTGGCATTTCTAGAAGCGACCCATGATGAAATTAAAGATAAACTACTTGAATTGACGGATGAAGGTAGCGATGATTTTGGAAGAGATTATTTAGAGTATTCCTTCGATAAAGTTACGTACCACTTTAATGAAGACGGTAAAGCTGACTCTATAACAATACAGGATATAGACCTAAATAATGATTTTTTAAATCAATTATTACAAGAATCTTCTGTAGTTAGTAATCAAAATAGATTGTATTATTTAACCACAAAAGAATATAAAATAGTGATTAATGCGGAAGACCGGACAATGAAGCTTACATTAAGAAAAGAAAAAGGAGATTAA
- a CDS encoding SGNH/GDSL hydrolase family protein — protein MGKEDNGWGPALKAKIEESYKNLVKVTLYEYDISSIEFTQGDATEEVLSESPDLVLYKPFSLINNTVGVPEDQNEETILTIQNKLKKANKHATLLLQQSYPIGGATYYSRDIKELKAFAKEQSVPYLDHWEAWPKGDELEDYLVEDQDGLNEKGNEVWLKYLEKYFIK, from the coding sequence ATGGGGAAGGAAGACAACGGATGGGGACCAGCGCTTAAAGCCAAGATTGAAGAATCCTACAAAAATCTCGTGAAGGTTACCCTATATGAATACGACATCTCATCGATCGAGTTCACCCAAGGAGACGCCACAGAAGAAGTCCTGAGCGAATCACCGGATCTCGTCCTCTATAAACCCTTCTCCCTCATCAACAATACAGTCGGCGTTCCAGAGGACCAGAACGAGGAAACCATCCTCACCATCCAGAACAAACTAAAAAAAGCCAACAAGCACGCCACCCTGCTCCTGCAGCAATCTTATCCGATCGGTGGCGCCACCTATTATTCAAGGGACATCAAAGAGCTGAAAGCATTCGCAAAAGAGCAATCCGTCCCTTATCTTGATCACTGGGAAGCCTGGCCGAAAGGTGATGAGCTTGAAGATTATCTTGTGGAAGATCAGGATGGACTGAATGAGAAGGGGAATGAGGTTTGGTTAAAGTATTTAGAGAAGTATTTTATTAAGTGA
- a CDS encoding acyltransferase, giving the protein MELQESIPNLNTNITGKGNTLVLPETVSLRKVELFVNGTGNTVTIGENTNLKNVFIEIKGNNNKVYIGAKCKIQGHILLKGNRQVVKIGSKTTFQHNVYLLASENKNITIGRDCMFSNNIDVRTTDAHSIVDAETGVRTNLAKDVEIGHHVWISAGALISKGAAIPDNCIVGGRSVVTKRFDEPNCTLAGTPAKVVNKGVNWDRKRL; this is encoded by the coding sequence ATGGAGCTACAAGAATCGATCCCGAATTTAAATACCAATATAACAGGAAAAGGAAATACTCTAGTTCTCCCTGAAACTGTTTCTTTGAGAAAAGTAGAATTATTTGTGAATGGGACTGGGAATACTGTTACAATAGGGGAAAATACTAATTTAAAAAATGTTTTTATAGAAATAAAAGGTAATAATAACAAAGTATATATAGGTGCGAAGTGTAAAATTCAAGGTCACATTCTTCTAAAGGGAAACAGGCAGGTTGTAAAGATAGGTAGTAAAACTACATTCCAACATAATGTTTACCTATTAGCATCGGAGAATAAAAACATAACTATTGGACGCGACTGTATGTTCTCCAACAATATTGATGTTAGAACAACTGATGCCCACTCAATTGTTGATGCAGAGACAGGCGTGAGAACGAACTTGGCCAAGGATGTAGAAATCGGACATCATGTATGGATTTCAGCAGGTGCATTGATTTCTAAGGGTGCGGCTATTCCAGATAATTGTATTGTAGGTGGAAGATCTGTTGTTACCAAACGTTTCGATGAACCGAATTGTACTTTAGCTGGAACACCAGCAAAAGTAGTGAATAAAGGCGTAAATTGGGATAGGAAAAGACTTTAA